From a region of the Cucumis sativus cultivar 9930 chromosome 6, Cucumber_9930_V3, whole genome shotgun sequence genome:
- the LOC105435866 gene encoding myosin-binding protein 1, which produces MGKSDLTDSFNQESTLSCCPQIITLYQDPLVAGELITSEETGTNNMGTKSPNEHEDHSTSTSTKVEECPNIDKVVNESSSEKTNDGTDHSIDSESSESDKEQPRQSLESSSTSDSDHNSDSESSESDEKHKVNFATRQPLEKEADIVSDDMKQPPLTNTSVKECLKTDELICESAVKNSNDGMNHDSARESSETDKKSEVANFTAEQPLEKDFDAISNDLKQPPLISTPINKIDEVARVSANRNNSNDMDHVSNSESFERDKEREVLNFAISLDKETDIITDDLNHTPLINTAIEKCPKTDVVACEFTINKNNDDMDKNSESAESDKEREILSFSVLQSSEKEANLVANDLKQSPLIGMAEECPKVNEVAYESAIKNINDDMDNVSESSMSDKEHEIFNSSTGQSSENETDVVANDLKHSPLINTTVEECSKTDEVTYECAIKNINNDMDNASESIASDKGHVIFNSSVGQSSEKETDLVTNDLTHSLLISRTIDKCPMTDEVICESAIINTNDDTEQFPLQKSPDELVNQSTSDDEGHNFSISYDDLQEEFAPGFNIHRTFHRSVSMESVESLDGSNVSEIEGESIVDRLKRQVEYDKKCIRSLYQELEEERSASDVAASQAMAMITRLQEEKAAMHMEALHYLRMMEEQAEYDVEALEKSNELLNEKERDIQDLEAELEYYRSTYMVDTIAETEHEKSDDANDESISTENASVKRHEYNGNYSFKSTMAESSKGSYKSFNNQNSSIEFEDEKIYIQVCLKSLEDKINKIFTNGLLARVPNIVDNGEEVNPEQKGEDSIDVDRSQRNNEDNGSSKHMDQSNCNGKATPDGELVDLDKNGHFSSDENFYDVKGQISYANKREEVDYLALEHKISNLTGKLEALQAGYDFLEHSLHSLRYGEEGLQFAEYIVHQLQELCKLGIILDRRSGS; this is translated from the exons ATGGGAAAAAGTGACCTTACAGATTCTTTCAACCAGGAGTCCACTCTCTCCTGTTGTCCTCAGATCATCACATTGTATCAAGACCCACTAGTTGCTGGAGAGTTGATAACAT CTGAGGAGACAGGAACAAATAACATGGGAACTAAATCTCCTAATGAGCACGAGGATCATTCAACATCGACAAGTACAAAAGTTGAAGAGTGTCCTAATATTGATAAAGTGGTTAATGAATCTTCTTCTGAAAAAACTAATGATGGAACAGATCATAGCATTGACAGTGAATCTTCTGAAAGTGATAAGGAACAGCCACGACAATCCTTGGAATCTTCTTCTACGAGTGATTCAGATCATAATAGTGATAGTGAGTCATCTGAGAGTGATGAGAAACATAAAGTCAATTTTGCTACAAGACAACCTTTGGAGAAGGAAGCTGATATAGTTTCTGATGATATGAAGCAGCCTCCATTGACTAATACTAGTGTTAAAGAGTGTTTGAAAACTGATGAGCTTATCTGTGAATCTGCTGTTAAGAACAGTAATGATGGAATGAACCATGACAGTGCTAGGGAGTCCTCCGAGACTGATAAGAAATCGGAAGTTGCCAATTTTACTGCAGAACAACCTTTGGAGAAGGATTTTGATGCAATTAGTAATGATTTGAAGCAACCACCTTTAATTAGCACGccaattaataaaattgacgAGGTGGCTCGTGTATCTGCTAATAGGAACAACAGTAATGATATGGATCACGTCAGCAATAGTGAGTCCTTTGAGAGGGATAAGGAGCGagaagttttgaattttgctatatctttAGATAAGGAAACTGATATAATTACTGATGATTTGAACCATACTCCATTGATCAACACAGCAATTGAAAAGTGTCCTAAAACTGATGTGGTGGCCTGTGAATTtactattaataaaaataatgatgatatGGATAAGAATAGTGAGTCCGCTGAGAGTGATAAAGAACGTGAAATACTCAGTTTTTCAGTATTGCAATCTTCAGAGAAGGAAGCAAATCTAGTCGCTAATGATTTGAAGCAGTCTCCATTGATTGGCATGGCGGAAGAGTGTCCTAAAGTTAATGAAGTTGCCTATGAATCTGctattaaaaacattaatgaTGATATGGACAACGTTAGTGAGTCCAGTATGAGTGATAAGGAGCATgaaatcttcaattcttctacAGGGCAGTCTTCAGAGAACGAAACAGATGTAGTTGCTAATGATTTGAAGCATTCGCCATTGATCAACACAACAGTTGAAGAGTGTTCTAAAACTGATGAGGTGACCTATGAATGTGCTATTAAGAACATCAATAATGATATGGACAATGCTAGTGAGTCTATTGCGAGTGATAAAGGACATGTAATCTTCAACTCTTCTGTAGGTCAATCTTCGGAGAAGGAAACTGATCTAGTTACTAATGATCTAACGCATTCTCTATTGATCAGCAGAACAATTGATAAGTGTCCTATGACTGATGAGGTGATTTGTGAATCAGCTATTATCAACACTAATGATGATACGGAACAATTTCCATTGCAGAAGAGTCCTGATGAACTTGTTAATCAATCAACCTCAGATGATGAAGGCCACAATTTTAGCATTTCTTATGATGATTTACAGGAAGAATTTGCCCCAGGATTCAACATACATCGAACATTTCATCGGTCAGTCTCAATGGAATCCGTTGAATCACTAGATGGAAGCAATGTAAGTGAAATTGAAGGTGAAAGTATCGTTGATAGGTTAAAGCGACAAGTTGAATATGATAAGAAATGCATAAGGTCTTTATATCAAGAGTTGGAAGAAGAACGAAGTGCTTCTGATGTTGCTGCAAGTCAAGCCATGGCCATGATTACAAGGTTGCAAGAGGAGAAGGCAGCAATGCACATGGAGGCTCTTCATTACTTGAGAATGATGGAAGAGCAAGCAGAATATGATGTTGAAGCTCTAGAGAAATCAAACGAACTTCTGAATGAAAAGGAGAGAGACATCCAAGATTTAGAAGCAGAGCTCGAATACTACAGATCTACTTACATGGTTGACACAATAGCTGAAACTGAACATGAAAAAAGTGATGATGCAAATGATGAAAGTATCAGTACAGAGAATGCAAGTGTAAAACGCCATGAATATAATGGCAACTATTCCTTTAAATCAACAATGGCGGAGTCATCAAAAGGAAGCTACAAATCtttcaataatcaaaattcatctatagaatttgaagatgaaaaaatcTACATCCAGGTATGTTTGAAGAGCTTGGAGGAtaagattaataaaatattcacTAATGGACTTTTAGCCCGGGTTCCTAATATCGTTGACAATGGAGAAGAGGTGAATCCTGaacaaaaaggagaagataGTATTGATGTCGATAGGTCTCAAAGAAATAATGAAGACAATGGTTCATCCAAACACATGGACCAAAGCAACTGTAATGGCAAAGCTACACCAGATGGAGAGTTGGTCGATCTGGATAAAAATGGTCATTTTAGCAGTGACGAAAACTTTTATGATGTGAAAGGTCAAATAAGTTATgcaaacaaaagagaagaggtTGACTACCTTGCTCttgaacataaaatttcaaaccttaCTGGCAAGTTGGAAGCACTACAAGCTGGTTATGATTTTCTTGAGCACTCTCTTCATTCTCTTCGCTACGGTGAGGAAGGTTTGCAATTTGCTGAATATATCGTTCATCAGCTTCAAGAATTGTGTAAACTCGGGATTATACTAGATCGTCGATCTGGCTCCTAA
- the LOC101213910 gene encoding non-specific lipid-transfer protein-like protein At5g64080, whose translation MGLIKESIILVTVVVVGLSMSHSSLGQSGGCTTALITLSPCLTYINAAAGTTTSNTPSSSCCSRLATVLQSKPRCLCSALSGGGAAASLGVTINQTRALQLPAACRLQTPPPSRCNDFDHFAMDEASLM comes from the exons ATGGGATTAATTAAAGAGTCAATTATTTTGGTAACTGTTGTTGTTGTGGGTTTGAGCATGAGCCACAGCAGCTTGGGTCAGTCAGGTGGATGCACCACAGCCTTGATAACCTTATCTCCATGCTTGACTTACATCAATGCTGCTGCTGGAACCACCACCTCTAATACTCCCTCTTCCTCTTGCTGCTCTCGCCTTGCCACCGTCCTTCAATCGAAACCTCGATGCCTTTGCTCCGCTCTCAGTGGCGGTGGCGCCGCCGCTTCCCTCGGTGTCACCATTAACCAGACTCGTGCTCTTCAGCTTCCTGCTGCTTGTCGTCTTCAAACGCCGCCGCCCAGCCGATGTAATG ATTTCGACCATTTTGCGATGGATGAGGCATCCCTaatgtga
- the LOC101213665 gene encoding protein YLS3, with protein sequence MTIMEILKALAFITVAATILGSFSVEGQIPYPCTTSMINNFTPCFNAITGSSSNGSSQQESCCTSLRSLSGTSMDCACLLLTANVPVPLPINAALGLILPSSCNISNLPAQCKATGSQLPSPGPISLGPTAPTSTAAISPKLSPQVSKAVAVAPAPEQSPATNPPAESVAPAATHRRIRPVLTPSASVPSCFHPPSLLLISIAIMVFKSH encoded by the exons ATGACGATAATGGAGATTTTGAAGGCCTTAGCATTCATCACAGTTGCAGCAACTATTTTAGGTAGTTTTTCAGTTGAAGGGCAGATTCCTTACCCTTGCACAACCTCAATGATCAACAATTTCACTCCATGTTTCAATGCCATCACTGGAAGTAGCAGCAATGGTTCTTCTCAACAAGAAAGTTGCTGCACCTCACTGCGGTCGCTCTCAGGAACAAGCATGGACTGTGCCTGCCTTTTACTTACTGCTAACGTGCCTGTTCCTCTGCCCATCAATGCAGCCCTTGGTCTCATCCTTCCAAGTTCTTGCAACATCAGCAACCTTCCTGCTCAATGCAAAG CGACTGGTTCTCAACTGCCATCCCCAG GACCCATCTCACTTGGACCAACTGCACCAACTTCTACAGCAGCTATTTCTCCAAAACTAAGCCCACAAG TTTCCAAAGCAGTGGCAGTAGCTCCAGCACCAGAGCAATCGCCAGCTACAAATCCACCGGCGGAATCAGTAGCTCCGGCAGCAACCCATCGTCGGATCCGACCCGTTTTAACTCCATCCGCATCTGTTCCATCTTGTTTCCACCCACCATCGCTGTTGCTGATATCTATAGCCATCATGGTTTTCAAATCCCATTGA